Proteins from one Desmodus rotundus isolate HL8 chromosome 9, HLdesRot8A.1, whole genome shotgun sequence genomic window:
- the TUBD1 gene encoding tubulin delta chain: protein MSIVTVQLGQCGNQIGFEVFDALFSDSHCTQGLCSKRENEAYQSLCKERFFNEEENGVPIARAVLVDMEPKVINQTLSKAAQSGRWKYGQRSCFCQKQGSGNNWAYGYSVHGPRHEESVMNLIQKEAEKCDSLSGFFIIMSMAGGTGSGLGTFITQNLQDQYSSSLKMNHIIWPYGTGEVIVQNYNSILTLSHLYRSSDALLVHENDAVHKICAKLMNIKQISFNNINQVLAHQLGSVFQPTYSEEGSFHYRRNPLGDLMESLVPHPEFKMLGVRNIPHLSENSVAYSTFTWAGLLKHLRQMLISNAKMEEGIDWQVQPPLSRPPTLGKRSLHKELHFNTSIANLVILRGKDVHSADVGGFKDPALYTSWLGPDNAFNMWKTQRAFSKYEKSAALVSNSQFLVKPLDMIVSKAWNMFASRAYIHQYTKFGIEEEDFLDSFTLLEQVVASYCNL, encoded by the exons ATGTCAATAGTAACAGTGCAACTTGGTCAGTGTGGCAATCAGATTGGTTTTGAAGTGTTTGATGCTTTATTTAGTGATTCACACTGCACCCAGGGACTTTGCTCTAAAAGAGAGAACGAGGCATATCAATCATTGTGCAAAGAAAGATTCTTCAatgaggaggaaaatggag TTCCAATTGCCCGGGCTGTACTTGTTGACATGGAACCTAAAGTTATTAATCAAACGCTCTCAAAGGCTGCCCAGTCTGGCCGATGGAAATACGGCCAGCGTTCATGCTTCTGTCAAAAACAGGGTTCTGGAAACAACTGGGCATATGG TTACTCTGTTCATGGACCCAGACATGAAGAATCTGTAATGAACCTAAtccagaaggaagcagagaaatgtGACTCTTTGAGTGGTTTTTTCATCATAATGAGTATGGCTGGAGGCACCGGATCTGGGCTAGGAACCTTCATTACACAGAATTTACAAGATCAGTATTCCAGCTCTTTGAAAATGAATCACATTATATGGCCTTATGGAACCGGTGAG GTCATTGTTCAGAACTACAACTCCATTTTGACTCTTTCTCACTTGTACCGGTCTTCAGACGCCCTCCTTGTTCATGAGAATGATGCTGTTCATAAGATCTGTGCAAAATTGATGAACATCAAACAGATCTCCTTTAACAATATAAATCAAGTCCTCGCCCATCAGCTGGGAAGTGTGTTCCAGCCCACTTATTCTGAAGAAGGCTCATTTCACTACAGAAGAAATCCATTAG GAGACTTAATGGAGAGTTTAGTTCCCCATCCCGAATTCAAGATGCTGGGTGTCCGTAACATTCCTCACTTGTCTGAGAACTCGGTGGCATACAGCACGTTCACTTGGGCCGGCCTCCTCAAGCATTTGAGACAGATGCTCATTTCGAATGCGAAAATGGAAGAAG GTATTGATTGGCAGGTACAGCCTCCTTTATCAAGACCTCCTACTCTTGGTAAAAGGTCCCTCCACAAGGAGCTTCACTTTAACACTTCCATTGCTAACCTGGTCATCCTTCGTGGGAAAGATGTGCACAGTGCAGATGTGG GGGGATTTAAAGATCCCGCTCTCTATACTTCCTGGTTGGGACCAGATAACGCTTTCAATATGTGGAAAACCCAGCGAGCCTTTAGCAAATATGAGAAGTCTGCAGCACTGGTCAGCAACAGCCAATTCTTAGTAAAACCACTTGATATGATTGTGAGCAAAGCATGGAATATGTTTGCGTCAAG AGCCTACATTCATCAGTACACAAAATTTGGAATTGAAGAAGAGGACTTTTTGGACAGTTTCACTTTGTTAGAACAGGTTGTTGCCAGCTACTGCAATCTCTGA